GCCCCAACCCGCTTCCGCTTTGGGCCCTTCGCTTCTGACACGCAGGATTTCCGGTATGCGACGCCTTTCCCTCCGCACCCTTTGCTCCGTCTCCCTGGCGGCCGCGGTGACCTTCACCGCCGCCGCCCTTCCCGGCCTGGCCCAGGCGCAGGACCATTGGGACGACCACCGGGGTGACGATCACCGTGGCGGCGACCGTCGCGGCGATGACCACCATGGCGGTTCCTGGGGCCCCGGCGGTCCCGGCCCCGCCCGGTTCCGCGACCATGACGTCATGATCTATGGCCATGGGCCGGTGGTGGTGCCGGAATTCCGCCGCCGCACCTTCCGCGACGTGGTGGTGCTGCGCCCCTACGGCGGCTTCTATGCCGGCTACGGCCGGTATTACGATGATGGTGAGGCCTACCGCTGGCTGGGCCTGACGGCCATCACCCTGACCCTGCTGAACAGCATGTCGGAACAGCAGGAGCGTGCGCTGGAAGACGCGCAGATCCAGGCCACATCCGCCCCCGTGGGCGCCCCCATCGTCTGGAATACCGGCAATGCCGGCGGCAGCGTCACCACCCTGCGCGACGGCCACACCACCGACGGCCAATACTGCCGCGAGTTCCAGCAGACGGTCACCATCGGCGGCGAGACCCAACAGGCCTACGGCACCGCCTGCCAGCAGCCGGACGGCGCCTGGCATGTGGTGGCCGACAACTGATCGGCCGGCGCCGGTTCCACGCGGGACCGGCGCCGTTGTTCCTTCCCAGGGGGGCGCGACAGGTTCGCGTTCATGCCCCGTATAACAGGACGGTTGCCGTTTCCTTTGGGTAATGGCCGCGTCCTTGCCAATTTCCGCTTACATGCCGCCAGTATTTATGGTGGTCTGAAGGATAAGCGGCGCGGCCCGGATCCGCGTCCTCTGGATAAATCCTTCCTGCCGGGCTTTTGGACTCTGGTGACTTGACGTAACCCATCTCGGGAAGTGCGTTTGCATGTCGTCGATTGCTTTGTCTGAGACATCATCCCGCAGCGCCTCACGGCGTCTGGCGGGCTACCTGGCCGGCAACGGGCAGGCGGGCAATGGCGTGACCAGCATCGCCCATGTCATCATCCCCCACGGTTTCGGCGGGGCGGAGCGGCATGTGGCCGAATTGGCGGCTTTCCAGGCGGACGACCATCAGGTGATGGTCATCCTGGGCCCCGGTGAAGATGGCGGCGCCGGTGCCCGCCATCTGGCGGCGGCCCTGGATCCCCGGGTTTCCGTCGTCTGGCTGCCGACACGCCTGCGTACCACCGCACTGTTCTGGAAGCTGCTGGCGCTGTGCCCCGATATCGTGCACGCCCATCTCAACACCGCCGCGCGCCGGGTGCTGCGCTGCCGGACCGGCTGTCCCCGGGTGGTGACCCTGCACAACGGCTTTCGCGCCGGCCTGCATGACCGCTTCGACGGCATCATCCGCATCGCCGATTGGCAGACCGGTGTCATGCCCGCCGGCACGGCCGATCGCGCCGTGACCGTGCACAACTGGGTGATGCCCCTGTCCGGCGCCCTGTCCCGGGATGAGGCCCGCGCCGCCCTGAACTTGGCCGGGGATGCGCCGGTCATCGGCGGCATGGGTCGGCTGGAACATGGCAAGGGTTTCGATGTCCTGGTTGCCGCCTACGCCCGCCTGCGGGCCCGGTCGCCCCAGGCCCGCCTGGTGCTATTCGGCCAGGGCTCGGAAGAGGCGGCGCTGCGCGATCAGGTCCAGCGCCTTGGCGTGGCCGACGGCGTGCTGTTCGCCGGTTTCCGCCCCGATGTCCGGCGTTTCCTGCCGGCCTTGGACGTGGGCGTCGTCGCGTCCCGGCATGAGCCGTTCGGCCTTACCCTGCTGGAATACGCCGATGCCGGCGTGCCGGTGGTGGCCACCCGCACCGACGGGCCGGCGGAAATCCTGGGTGCGGACTATCCCCTGATGTGCCTGGCAGAGGATGCCGTAGGTATGGCCGATGCGCTGGCCGCCGCCCTGGATGTCCGCCTGCCGGGGCCGGCGGTGGATCTGTCCCGTTTCCGGCCCGCCACGCAGATGGCCAAGGTCGGGGCGCTGTATAACCGCCTGGTCGGCGCTCCGGTGCCGGTGAGCGCCCTCTGATGCGTGCGGCCCTTGATCGGTCACGATCAAGGGCCCCCTCAAGCGCCGGGCGCCGACATTCGTCGGCTAGGCTTCCTCAGTTTTCAGTCCGCCTTCGGCTCCCCGAAAACTTCCGGCGGCCCCAGTCGGGGCCTACAGCTGCCCGAGGTAAAACCTCGAGCAGATGGTGTAAATCCGCTCTATCATGAACAGCTTTAGAGCAAGATGCGATCAGGCATGATCGCGTTCCGCTCTAAATCGGCCCGGCCATCCCCGCCTGCCAGGCGGCATGGAAGGCGCGGATGCGGCCTTCGTTCAGGCCCAGCAGGGCGGGCCGGTCGGCCTGCACGGTGCCGGCCCAGGCGGCCTCCGCCACGGCCTGGTCCTCCGCCAGCAGGCGGCGGTTGAAGTCGGCCAGGTGGGCCTGCACGCCCACCCGGGCGGCATTGCTGGCCCCCTCCGCCCCCTTGGCCAAAGACAGGCGATAACGCAGGTGGCAGCGGCCCGGCTGCACCGTGCCGTCCGGGGCGTACACCGGCTCGTACGTCTGTACGCTGGCCATCAGGCCGGCGGTCAGGCCGATGGCCAGGTTGGGGAAGATCAGGGCGTGGTCGTAATGGGTCAGCGTCCGCAGCGGCGTCAGCTTCAGGCGCTTGGCCACGCCATCCCACCAGCGCCGGGTTTCCGCCGTCAGCCCGATGGTGCCGGTGCTGTGCGGGCCGTGGTCGGCGCATTCCCACACGCCCGCCGTCACCGTGCGGAAGGTTTCCGGATGCACCGTGTCCACATGATAGACCTCCAGCACGTTCTCGATGCCCACCTTCCAGTCGGCGCGCCAGTCCAGCGGCGCTTGGTCGAAAGGCGGTGGCGAAATTCTCGGACACGGCGTCCAGCCAGGCGCCCAGCGGCCCCAGCCAGTCGTCCAGCGTCGGTCCGCCGCCGGTCAGGCGCACGAACAGGAAGCGGCCACGGGCCGCCACCTCATACCGGGCCAGGGCCAGGGCGGCCTTGTCGGCCCGGTCCAGGCCGAAGCATTCCTCATTGCCGGGTATGCCCAGGGGCACGCCGTCGCGGTTGTACGTCCAGCCATGATAGCGGCAACGCAGGGGGCCGTGGCCGCATTCGGCGCTGCGCAGCCGGGCATGGCGGTGGGAACACACATCGCGGAAGGCGCGGATATCGTCGTCGAAACGCTGCACCACCACCGGCACGCCGGCGATGGTGCGGACCAGATAGCCGTCGGGCGCGGCCAGTTCGTCGCTGAAACCCACGAAGTGCCACATGCGGGCGAACAGCGCCCGCGTTTCGCGGTCCGCCATCGCGGCACCATAGGCCTCCGGCCCCAGGGCCGCCCGCAATATCGCCACAGCTTGTCCGTCATAACCCCCGCTGCCCCCAAACCTGAACGCCCGGTCTTGTTCCCGGAACGCGGAAACCCCATTCTGCCCGGCATGGCCACCGTGACCGAAGCCCTTTCTGCCGCCTATGACCATCACACCGCCGGCCGTCCGGATGCGGCGGTGGTGATCTATGACCGCGTCCTGGCGGTGGAGCCCGAGAACCACGCCGCCCTGCACCTGCTGGGCCTGGCCCTGGTCCAGCTGGGCGACTTGGATGGCGCCACCCAGGCCATGGCGCGGGCGGTGGCCCTTTGCCCCGGCAACGCCAGCTACCACAGCAACCTGGGTGCGGCGCTGAAGGCGCAAGGCCGCCTGGACAGGGCAGAAGAAACCTATCGCCAGGCGCTTGCCATTGATCCGGATCATGCCGACGCGCAGGCCAACCTGGGCGGCGTGCTGCACGCCCGGGGCCGCATGGCCGCCGCCGTCGCCAGTCTGGAGCGGGCGTTGGCGCTGGCGCCGGACCATGCCGTCGCCCTGATCAATCTGGGCGTGGCCCTGACCGACCGGGGCCAGTTGCCCCGCGCCATCGACCTGCTGCGCCGTGCCGTGGCCGTGACGGAAGGTGGGGAGGAACGTGGGGGCGAGGCGCGCTGGAACCTGGCGGTGGCGCTGCTGATGGCCGGCGACTACGCCGCCGGCTGGCCGCAGTTCGAGGCCCGGCGCCATCGTGCCGGCCTGGCCCTGTCCCGGCCGCCGGGCACGGAATGGGACGGTAATGATCCCGCTGGCCTTACCTTGCTGGTCCATACCGAACAGGGCCGGGGCGACAGCCTGCAATTCGCCCGTTTCATCGCCCCCCTGGCGGCGCGTGGCGCCCGCGTGGTGTTGGCCTGCCAGCCGGAACTGGTGCGCCTGATGGCGACGGCGCCCGGCGTGGCGGCGGCGGTTTCCACGGCGGATCCCCTGCCGCCCTATGACGCCTACTGCCCGCTGCTCAGCCTGCCGGCGCGGCTGGGCCTGGCGACGGCGGCCGATCTGGCCCCCACCGGGCCCTATATCTCGGCGGATCCGGCGGCGGTGGCGGCATTCCGCAAGCGGCTGGACGCGGTGGCGGGCAGCCGGCGCCAGGTGGGCCTGTGCTGGGCCGGATCCGCCGCCAACCCGGTGGACGCGCGCCGCAGCCTCAACTCCGCCCTGCTGGCGCCCCTGGTGGCGCGCTTCGGCGACGCGGCCTGTTTCGTCAGCCTGCAAAAGGGCGGGACGGCCGTTCCGCCCGGCCTTGTCGACTGGACGGCGGACCTGGGCGACTACGCCGACACCGCCGCCCTGGTGGCCGCGCTGGACCTGGTCATCACCGTCGATACCTCCATCGCCCATCTGGCCGGCGCCCTGGGGCGGCCGGTGTGGCTGCTGAACCGGTCCGATGGTTGCTGGCGCTGGCTGAAGGGCCGGGCCGACAGCCCCTGGTATCCCGGCCTGGTGCAGTTCCGGCAGGAGGACATGGGCGATTGGCGGCCGGCGCTGTCGCGCGTGGCCACGCGGCTGGGCGGCTGGCTGGCATCATGACCGACGCCGGCTTGAATGACCTGCTGGTCCAGGCCCTGGCCCGTCACCAGGCCGGCGCGCTGGATGAGGCGGCGGCGCTGTACGACCAGGTGCTGGCGGCGGCCCCCCATCAGCCCGACGCCCTGAACCTGTCGGGCGTTCTACGGGCGCAGCGGGGCGATCCGGCGGGGGGTGAGGGGCTGGTGGCCCGCGCCGCCGCCCTGCGCCCGCGTGATCCGGACATCCTGGCCAATCTGGGCCGGCTGCGCGCCGCCTTGGGCCGCGTGGCGGCGGCGGACGCCGCGTTCCGCGCCGCGCTGGCGCTGGACCCCACCCATGCCGGCACCGCCTTCAGCCTGGGCACCCTGCTGCTGAACGCCGGCCGCCCGGCGGATGCCGTGGCGGTGCTGGAACAGGCGGCGGCGCTGGACCCGGCGCATGCCGATGCCCGCGCCAACCTGGGCGTGGCCCTGCACCGGCTGGGCCGGCTGGACACGGCGGCGGCCAGCTTCCGCGCCGTCCAGGCGCTGGATCCGGCGCATGTCGGGGCGGCGTTCAACCTGGCCTCCGTGCTTGAGGACCAGGGACACCTGGATGCGGCGGAGGCGGCCTATCGCGCGCTGGTGGACCGGCGGCCCGATGTCGCCGACGCCTGGCTGAACCTGGGGACCCTGCTGGCCCGCCGGCGCCGCGATGCCGAGGCGGCGGCCTGCCTGCGCGCCGCCGTGGACCGGGGCACCAGCCGGCGGGCCGGCGCCCTGGCCCATCTGGTGCACCAGCATGCCCGCCTGTGCCAGTGGGACCAGGCGGCGGCGTTGACGCCCGACTTGCTGGCCCTGATCGGCGCCGGCGACGACAGCGCCCCCCCTTTCGCCATCCTGTGCCTGGACGTGCCGGAGGAATGGCACCAGCGGGCCGCCCGCCTGCACGCCGCCACCGTGGCGCACGCCGCCGGCCCCATCCTGCCGCCGGCCACCCTGGGGGCGCCGGGGGCGCCCTTGCGCATCGGCTATCTGTCCGCCGATTGGCACCAGCACGCCACCGCCTACCTGATGGCCGGCGTGCTTGAAGGGCACGACCGGCACAAGGTTACGGTTACCGCCTTCTCGCTGGGGCCCGCCGACGGCAGCCCCATGCGGGCCCGGCTGGTGGCCGGCGCCGACCGCTTCATCGACTTGGCGACGCATGACGACCGGGCGGCGGCCCAGGCCGTCCGTGCCGCCGGCATCGATATCCTGGTGGACCTCAAGGGGTATACCGAGGGCGCGCGGCCCGGCATCGCGGCGCTGCGGCCGGCGGCGGTGCAGGTGCAGTATCTGGGATATCCCGGCACGATGGGGACGGGGCGGGGCGGTATCGATTACGTCCTGGCCGACGCCGTGGTGCTGCCGCCCGACCGGGAAGACTATTGGGACGAGGCGGTGGTGCGCCTGGCCGGCTGTTACCAGGCCAACGATGCCCATCGACCCATCGGCCC
The DNA window shown above is from Azospirillaceae bacterium and carries:
- a CDS encoding RT0821/Lpp0805 family surface protein — translated: MRRLSLRTLCSVSLAAAVTFTAAALPGLAQAQDHWDDHRGDDHRGGDRRGDDHHGGSWGPGGPGPARFRDHDVMIYGHGPVVVPEFRRRTFRDVVVLRPYGGFYAGYGRYYDDGEAYRWLGLTAITLTLLNSMSEQQERALEDAQIQATSAPVGAPIVWNTGNAGGSVTTLRDGHTTDGQYCREFQQTVTIGGETQQAYGTACQQPDGAWHVVADN
- a CDS encoding glycosyltransferase; this encodes MSSIALSETSSRSASRRLAGYLAGNGQAGNGVTSIAHVIIPHGFGGAERHVAELAAFQADDHQVMVILGPGEDGGAGARHLAAALDPRVSVVWLPTRLRTTALFWKLLALCPDIVHAHLNTAARRVLRCRTGCPRVVTLHNGFRAGLHDRFDGIIRIADWQTGVMPAGTADRAVTVHNWVMPLSGALSRDEARAALNLAGDAPVIGGMGRLEHGKGFDVLVAAYARLRARSPQARLVLFGQGSEEAALRDQVQRLGVADGVLFAGFRPDVRRFLPALDVGVVASRHEPFGLTLLEYADAGVPVVATRTDGPAEILGADYPLMCLAEDAVGMADALAAALDVRLPGPAVDLSRFRPATQMAKVGALYNRLVGAPVPVSAL
- a CDS encoding RHO alpha subunit C-terminal catalytic domain-containing protein, with translation MDWRADWKVGIENVLEVYHVDTVHPETFRTVTAGVWECADHGPHSTGTIGLTAETRRWWDGVAKRLKLTPLRTLTHYDHALIFPNLAIGLTAGLMASVQTYEPVYAPDGTVQPGRCHLRYRLSLAKGAEGASNAARVGVQAHLADFNRRLLAEDQAVAEAAWAGTVQADRPALLGLNEGRIRAFHAAWQAGMAGPI
- a CDS encoding tetratricopeptide repeat-containing glycosyltransferase family protein, which gives rise to MTEALSAAYDHHTAGRPDAAVVIYDRVLAVEPENHAALHLLGLALVQLGDLDGATQAMARAVALCPGNASYHSNLGAALKAQGRLDRAEETYRQALAIDPDHADAQANLGGVLHARGRMAAAVASLERALALAPDHAVALINLGVALTDRGQLPRAIDLLRRAVAVTEGGEERGGEARWNLAVALLMAGDYAAGWPQFEARRHRAGLALSRPPGTEWDGNDPAGLTLLVHTEQGRGDSLQFARFIAPLAARGARVVLACQPELVRLMATAPGVAAAVSTADPLPPYDAYCPLLSLPARLGLATAADLAPTGPYISADPAAVAAFRKRLDAVAGSRRQVGLCWAGSAANPVDARRSLNSALLAPLVARFGDAACFVSLQKGGTAVPPGLVDWTADLGDYADTAALVAALDLVITVDTSIAHLAGALGRPVWLLNRSDGCWRWLKGRADSPWYPGLVQFRQEDMGDWRPALSRVATRLGGWLAS
- a CDS encoding tetratricopeptide repeat protein; protein product: MTDAGLNDLLVQALARHQAGALDEAAALYDQVLAAAPHQPDALNLSGVLRAQRGDPAGGEGLVARAAALRPRDPDILANLGRLRAALGRVAAADAAFRAALALDPTHAGTAFSLGTLLLNAGRPADAVAVLEQAAALDPAHADARANLGVALHRLGRLDTAAASFRAVQALDPAHVGAAFNLASVLEDQGHLDAAEAAYRALVDRRPDVADAWLNLGTLLARRRRDAEAAACLRAAVDRGTSRRAGALAHLVHQHARLCQWDQAAALTPDLLALIGAGDDSAPPFAILCLDVPEEWHQRAARLHAATVAHAAGPILPPATLGAPGAPLRIGYLSADWHQHATAYLMAGVLEGHDRHKVTVTAFSLGPADGSPMRARLVAGADRFIDLATHDDRAAAQAVRAAGIDILVDLKGYTEGARPGIAALRPAAVQVQYLGYPGTMGTGRGGIDYVLADAVVLPPDREDYWDEAVVRLAGCYQANDAHRPIGPATGRADWGLPVDGFVFACFNAAYKLTPDVVACWARLLAVVPGSVLWLLDPGAALPALQAMLAENGVDPTRLVVAPALPKGRMADHLARHACADLFLDTHPVNAHTTAADALYAGLPVLTRTGGPFIARVAASLLTALGLADLVTADLPAYEALALALARDPARMAGVRGRLAAARTLPGGPFDTAAFCRRLEAAYVRMADRARTHLPPASFDVA